In a single window of the Halomicroarcula saliterrae genome:
- a CDS encoding diacylglycerol/lipid kinase family protein, translated as MTQRSTDTVVVLNPESGSGTHGAAVRTHAEALGYALVETGPDTDAVALTAAAADGGASTVVAAGGDGTVNEVVRGIHRAGAFDRVTLGVVPVGTGNNFAKRLGITGVDAAFDVVESGERRRIDVGEADGHIFVNSCVAGLTADSSSQTSAAMKRRFGVLAYVVTTLRTVRDFESLRLSVTIEGRERAAPMWTGDALSVLIGNGRQFTPGTNGPADVEDGLFDVTVIEDVPVLNLMSEAIVERLLGRESEYITRFRARSLSIEVHHPASVRFSLDGEILQEQRLSFSNRPRTLSVAVGETYRPGPD; from the coding sequence ATGACACAGCGTTCGACGGACACCGTCGTCGTCCTGAACCCCGAGAGCGGGAGCGGGACCCACGGCGCCGCTGTGCGGACCCACGCGGAAGCGCTCGGGTACGCGCTCGTAGAGACGGGTCCGGACACCGACGCGGTCGCGCTGACGGCGGCGGCCGCCGACGGCGGCGCTTCGACGGTGGTCGCCGCCGGCGGCGACGGCACGGTAAACGAGGTGGTTCGGGGCATCCACCGCGCCGGCGCCTTCGACCGTGTCACGCTCGGTGTCGTCCCCGTCGGGACGGGCAACAACTTCGCGAAACGGCTCGGTATCACCGGCGTGGACGCGGCGTTCGACGTCGTCGAGTCCGGCGAACGCCGCCGTATCGACGTCGGCGAGGCCGACGGTCACATCTTCGTCAACTCCTGTGTCGCCGGGCTGACAGCGGATTCCAGCAGTCAGACCTCCGCCGCGATGAAACGCCGGTTCGGCGTTCTGGCGTACGTCGTGACGACGCTGCGGACTGTACGGGACTTCGAGTCCCTCCGGCTGTCCGTCACCATCGAGGGCCGAGAGCGGGCGGCGCCGATGTGGACCGGCGACGCCCTCAGCGTCCTGATAGGGAACGGGCGACAGTTCACACCGGGCACGAACGGGCCGGCCGACGTCGAAGACGGGCTGTTCGACGTGACGGTCATCGAAGACGTGCCGGTTCTCAACCTCATGAGCGAGGCCATCGTCGAGCGGCTGCTCGGCCGCGAGTCCGAGTATATCACCCGGTTTCGCGCTCGCTCGCTCTCCATCGAGGTCCACCACCCGGCGTCGGTTCGGTTCAGTCTCGACGGCGAGATACTCCAGGAACAGCGCCTCTCGTTCTCGAACCGGCCGCGGACGCTGTCGGTGGCCGTCGGCGAGACGTATCGCCCGGGACCGGACTGA